In the genome of Photobacterium sp. TLY01, one region contains:
- a CDS encoding LacI family DNA-binding transcriptional regulator has translation MATINDVCKATGYSKATVSRVLNGTGQVKAATRDAVLAAMQALGYQPNALAQALATNTSNTIGLILPHFQSSYFGSILHHAEQSTQRDNKKLLVVNSRNTADGEREAVATLASQRCDAILLYSRHLSLADLAALQQSVLPPLIILNRQSEDSTLHSFGLDQRQLAEIAMQHLLDLGHRNIACITSPLASETGQIRYAVYQQMLEQHQITMQPGRVHEGTNTLASGSQAVEQLLGSQQSFSAIFACNDDMAIGAIRALHDHSLRVPQDISVMGIDNEPAAAYAIPSLTTVSLPIVRLTQDAMTLAIALANKQSVQTHHQTYTGELVLRESTQALASETRHTEG, from the coding sequence ATGGCAACCATAAACGATGTGTGTAAAGCAACCGGCTACTCCAAAGCCACAGTGTCACGTGTTTTAAATGGCACCGGGCAGGTCAAAGCCGCTACCCGCGACGCTGTGCTTGCTGCCATGCAAGCTCTCGGTTATCAGCCCAACGCACTGGCGCAGGCACTGGCAACCAATACCTCCAATACCATTGGCCTGATTTTGCCCCATTTTCAAAGCAGCTATTTTGGCAGCATTCTGCACCATGCCGAGCAAAGCACGCAGCGGGACAACAAAAAACTGTTGGTGGTTAACAGCCGCAACACTGCTGACGGAGAAAGGGAAGCCGTTGCCACCTTAGCCAGTCAGCGCTGTGATGCCATATTGCTCTACAGCCGCCATTTAAGCCTTGCCGATCTGGCTGCTCTGCAGCAAAGCGTACTGCCGCCGCTGATCATCCTGAACCGTCAGTCAGAAGATAGCACTCTGCACAGTTTCGGCTTGGATCAGCGTCAACTGGCAGAGATTGCCATGCAGCACTTGCTTGATCTCGGCCACCGCAACATTGCCTGTATTACTTCCCCACTAGCCAGCGAAACCGGTCAGATTCGCTATGCGGTGTATCAGCAAATGCTGGAGCAGCACCAGATAACCATGCAGCCCGGCCGGGTTCATGAAGGCACCAACACCCTGGCGAGCGGTTCTCAGGCTGTTGAGCAACTCCTGGGCAGCCAGCAGAGCTTCAGCGCCATTTTTGCCTGTAACGATGACATGGCAATCGGCGCCATTCGGGCTCTGCATGATCACAGTTTGCGTGTGCCACAGGATATCTCAGTAATGGGTATCGATAATGAGCCTGCTGCCGCTTATGCCATTCCCAGCCTCACTACCGTCTCATTACCTATTGTCCGGCTCACGCAAGACGCCATGACACTGGCAATAGCCTTAGCCAATAAACAGTCCGTCCAAACGCATCACCAGACCTATACCGGGGAGCTGGTTTTACGGGAATCAACGCAGGCTCTGGCATCGGAAACTCGCCATACTGAGGGCTGA
- a CDS encoding 6-phospho-beta-glucosidase: MSQQGFPTDFLWGGAVAAHQVEGGWDQGGKGASVVDVLTKGAHEVPRVITETVEAEHFYPNHEAVDFYHRYKEDIALFAEMGFKCFRTSIAWTRIFPNGDEKEPNEAGLQFYDDLFDELLKHGIEPVITLSHFEMPNHLVKHYGSWLNREVVDFFVTFSRVVMARYQHKVKYWITFNEINNQRNWKLPIWGYCNSGMIYSDHDHPEQVMYQVLHHQFLASAKVVKLGHEINPDFKIGSMIHMMPLYPATCHPDDVLLAQELMRQKYLFSDVQVRGYYPSYLRKEWERKGIAVEMQPDDEVILREGCADYLAISYYMTNIVSTKKDQDGDTTSLFEDSQLNPYLPASDWGWQIDPDGLRVALSDLYERYQKPIFIVENGFGAIDQVGDDGAINDDYRIDYLSAHIRAVKEAITLEGVDVMGYTPWGCIDCVSFTTGEYRKRYGFIYVDKHDDGSGTMARSKKKSFFWYQNVIASNGENL, from the coding sequence ATGTCACAACAAGGCTTTCCAACGGATTTTCTCTGGGGCGGCGCCGTAGCGGCCCATCAGGTTGAAGGAGGATGGGATCAGGGCGGCAAGGGCGCCAGCGTGGTCGATGTACTGACCAAAGGCGCCCATGAAGTGCCGCGAGTGATCACAGAAACAGTCGAAGCGGAACACTTCTATCCCAACCATGAAGCCGTTGATTTCTATCACAGGTATAAAGAAGACATCGCGCTGTTTGCCGAGATGGGCTTTAAATGTTTTCGGACCTCCATTGCCTGGACTCGCATTTTTCCTAATGGCGATGAAAAAGAACCCAATGAAGCCGGTTTGCAGTTTTATGACGATCTGTTTGATGAATTGCTCAAACACGGGATCGAACCTGTGATCACCCTGTCTCACTTTGAGATGCCGAACCATCTGGTGAAGCACTACGGAAGCTGGCTGAACCGCGAGGTTGTCGACTTCTTCGTGACCTTCAGCCGGGTCGTGATGGCGCGTTATCAGCACAAGGTGAAATACTGGATCACCTTCAACGAAATCAATAACCAGCGCAACTGGAAATTGCCTATCTGGGGATACTGCAACTCAGGCATGATCTACAGCGATCATGACCATCCGGAACAGGTGATGTATCAGGTGTTGCACCATCAGTTTCTGGCCAGTGCAAAAGTGGTGAAGCTGGGCCATGAGATCAACCCGGATTTCAAAATCGGCAGCATGATTCACATGATGCCGCTCTACCCTGCTACCTGCCACCCGGATGACGTGCTGCTGGCGCAGGAACTGATGCGTCAGAAATACCTGTTCAGTGACGTTCAGGTACGGGGCTATTATCCCAGTTACCTGCGCAAAGAGTGGGAACGAAAAGGCATCGCGGTTGAGATGCAGCCAGACGATGAGGTCATTTTACGCGAAGGCTGCGCCGATTATCTGGCCATCAGCTATTACATGACCAACATCGTCTCTACGAAAAAAGATCAGGACGGCGATACCACTTCTCTGTTTGAAGACAGTCAGCTGAACCCTTACCTTCCAGCTTCTGACTGGGGCTGGCAAATTGATCCCGATGGTCTGCGCGTTGCGCTGTCTGATCTGTACGAACGCTACCAGAAACCTATCTTCATTGTAGAAAACGGTTTTGGTGCCATTGATCAGGTTGGCGATGATGGCGCCATCAATGACGACTACCGGATCGACTACCTGAGTGCGCATATCCGGGCCGTGAAAGAAGCCATCACCCTTGAAGGCGTTGATGTCATGGGTTACACCCCGTGGGGCTGCATCGACTGCGTGTCTTTCACAACCGGCGAATACCGAAAACGCTACGGCTTTATTTATGTCGATAAGCATGATGACGGCAGTGGCACCATGGCACGGTCGAAGAAAAAGAGTTTCTTCTGGTACCAGAACGTCATCGCCAGCAACGGTGAAAACCTGTAA
- a CDS encoding TRAP transporter large permease — translation MAMTLMLIMIVMLLIGFPMMIPLITAALTGFYMMFGGMGQMDTFIQQVLGGIRPASLIAVPMFILAADIMTRGHSANRLIDMVMTFIGHIRGGLAISTAASCTLFGAVSGSTQATVVAVGSTLRPKLLKAGYSDSFSLALIINASDIAFLIPPSIGMIIYGVISETSIAELFIAGVGPGLMILAFFSLYCLAYATINKVPTEPKASWSERINAAKNAIWPLMFPVIIVGGIYGGIFSPTEAAAVCVLYAVFLEFIVFRSLGSKDIYAIAKSTGLITAVVFILVGVGNGFSWIISFAQIPQMILDAVGIDEMGPLGVLASISVAFFIACMFVDPIVVILVLTPIFAPAIEATNLDPVHVGIIITLQVAIGSATPPFGCDIFTAIAVFKKPYWEVVRGTAPFIAILLISAALLVFFPEIALFLRDIAFAE, via the coding sequence ATGGCTATGACCTTAATGCTGATCATGATAGTGATGCTGTTGATCGGCTTCCCGATGATGATCCCTCTGATTACCGCCGCCCTGACCGGTTTCTACATGATGTTTGGCGGAATGGGACAAATGGATACCTTTATCCAGCAAGTGCTGGGCGGGATCCGCCCGGCCTCTCTGATTGCCGTCCCCATGTTTATTCTGGCTGCGGATATCATGACCCGCGGCCACTCAGCCAACCGCCTGATAGATATGGTAATGACCTTTATCGGTCATATCCGGGGTGGCCTGGCTATCAGTACCGCGGCTTCCTGCACCCTGTTCGGCGCAGTATCAGGTTCCACCCAGGCCACTGTGGTCGCCGTGGGTTCAACTCTGCGCCCCAAGCTGCTCAAAGCCGGTTACAGCGATTCTTTTTCCTTGGCCCTGATCATCAACGCCAGTGATATTGCTTTTCTGATCCCGCCCAGTATCGGGATGATCATTTATGGTGTCATCTCGGAAACCTCAATTGCTGAGCTTTTCATTGCGGGCGTCGGCCCCGGTCTGATGATTCTGGCCTTCTTTTCACTCTATTGTCTGGCATACGCGACCATCAACAAGGTGCCCACAGAACCAAAAGCCAGCTGGTCTGAGCGCATTAATGCGGCTAAAAACGCCATCTGGCCGCTGATGTTTCCGGTGATTATCGTCGGCGGGATTTACGGCGGGATTTTCAGCCCGACCGAAGCCGCAGCTGTGTGTGTGCTTTACGCTGTCTTTCTGGAGTTCATTGTTTTTCGCTCGCTGGGCAGCAAAGATATTTACGCCATCGCCAAATCCACCGGCTTGATCACTGCGGTCGTTTTCATTCTGGTCGGTGTCGGCAATGGCTTTTCCTGGATTATTTCGTTCGCGCAAATTCCTCAGATGATCCTGGATGCGGTCGGCATTGATGAAATGGGTCCGCTTGGTGTGCTGGCTTCTATTTCTGTTGCCTTTTTTATCGCCTGCATGTTTGTCGACCCGATTGTGGTGATTCTGGTGCTGACACCCATTTTTGCGCCGGCCATCGAAGCCACCAATCTCGATCCTGTTCATGTCGGGATCATTATTACCTTGCAGGTGGCCATTGGTTCTGCCACACCGCCATTCGGCTGTGACATCTTTACCGCCATTGCCGTGTTCAAAAAGCCCTACTGGGAAGTGGTGCGAGGCACTGCCCCCTTTATCGCCATCTTGCTGATTTCAGCCGCACTGCTGGTGTTCTTCCCAGAGATTGCCCTGTTCCTGAGGGACATCGCATTCGCTGAATAG
- a CDS encoding TRAP transporter small permease: protein MSDSESLEYHSELPGVLGKVDTLISKIESFMLATGVLLMALNTCVNVVARFGFGQGLFFSGEINRILIILITFAGIGYAARHGRHIRMSALYDMLPFTGRKIVMILIAVITAAIMFLLAYFSFQYVVSVFERGRILPALGFEIWWIYIWVPLGFSVTGVQYLLTAYKNATSPDIYLSTGVLDQYTKTESDIQK from the coding sequence ATGTCCGATTCCGAATCATTGGAATACCACTCGGAATTGCCCGGTGTGCTCGGCAAAGTCGATACACTGATCAGTAAAATTGAATCCTTCATGCTTGCCACAGGCGTGTTGCTCATGGCCCTGAACACCTGCGTGAACGTGGTGGCGCGGTTTGGCTTTGGCCAGGGCCTGTTCTTCTCCGGCGAAATCAATCGCATCCTTATCATTCTGATTACTTTTGCCGGCATTGGTTATGCTGCCCGCCATGGCCGCCACATCCGCATGTCTGCGTTGTACGACATGCTGCCTTTCACCGGCCGGAAAATCGTCATGATCCTGATTGCCGTCATCACTGCTGCGATCATGTTCCTGCTGGCTTATTTTTCTTTCCAGTATGTGGTGTCCGTGTTTGAGCGCGGCCGTATTTTACCGGCACTCGGTTTTGAAATCTGGTGGATATATATCTGGGTTCCACTCGGTTTTTCTGTCACAGGTGTGCAGTACCTGCTGACCGCCTATAAAAATGCCACCAGCCCGGATATCTACCTCTCCACCGGTGTGCTTGACCAGTACACGAAGACTGAAAGTGACATACAGAAATAA
- the dctP gene encoding TRAP transporter substrate-binding protein DctP, translated as MLIHRHIKQMAALSCVAATLGFSTLAHADTWRYAHEEYEGDVQDVYAHKFKDYIEEHSDHNLKIYRFGELGESDDIMEQTQAGILQFVNQSPGFTGSLIPEAQIFFIPYLMPTDMKAVINFFKTSKAVNNNFPALYEEQGLELLKMYPEGEMVMTVDEPITSPEELKGKKIRVMTNPLLSSTYEAFGATPTPLPWGEVYGALQTNMIQGQENPIFWIESGGLYEVSPNLIFTHHGWFTTASMANKKFFDGLSDEDQEMVRQAAEYAFSETMKHITGLAEKSLAKIEQSSDDVTVTRLSAEQIAKFKARAPQVEKTFIEMTGSDGQELLDQFKADLKAAQQ; from the coding sequence ATGTTGATTCACCGTCATATCAAGCAAATGGCTGCACTGTCTTGTGTTGCTGCCACTTTAGGGTTTTCCACTCTGGCTCATGCAGACACCTGGCGTTACGCTCACGAAGAATATGAAGGCGATGTCCAGGACGTTTATGCCCACAAATTTAAAGATTATATTGAAGAGCATTCTGACCATAATCTGAAAATATACCGTTTTGGTGAACTGGGTGAGTCAGACGATATTATGGAACAAACCCAGGCAGGTATTTTGCAGTTTGTAAACCAGTCTCCCGGCTTTACCGGCTCGCTCATTCCTGAGGCACAAATTTTCTTCATTCCTTATCTGATGCCAACCGATATGAAAGCCGTGATCAATTTCTTCAAAACCAGTAAAGCGGTGAACAACAACTTCCCAGCGCTGTATGAAGAACAAGGCTTAGAGCTGCTGAAGATGTACCCTGAAGGCGAAATGGTCATGACGGTGGATGAACCCATTACTTCTCCGGAAGAGCTCAAAGGCAAGAAAATCCGTGTCATGACGAACCCGCTGCTGTCTTCTACCTATGAAGCCTTTGGTGCGACACCAACCCCACTGCCCTGGGGTGAAGTCTACGGTGCGCTGCAGACCAATATGATTCAGGGCCAGGAAAACCCTATTTTCTGGATTGAGTCCGGCGGTTTGTACGAAGTCTCTCCAAACCTGATCTTTACGCACCACGGCTGGTTCACCACAGCTTCGATGGCGAACAAGAAATTCTTTGATGGCCTGTCGGACGAAGACCAGGAAATGGTAAGACAAGCGGCGGAATATGCCTTCAGTGAGACCATGAAACACATTACGGGTCTGGCTGAGAAGTCCCTCGCGAAAATCGAGCAATCCAGTGACGATGTCACGGTAACGCGCTTATCTGCCGAGCAAATTGCCAAATTCAAAGCACGTGCACCTCAGGTAGAAAAAACCTTTATTGAAATGACAGGGTCGGACGGTCAGGAACTGCTGGACCAGTTCAAAGCTGACTTAAAAGCAGCTCAACAATAA
- the yghU gene encoding glutathione-dependent disulfide-bond oxidoreductase: MANEYVPPKVWTMDAENGGEWASINRPDSGARYQQALPVGAHPLQLYSLATPNGQKITIMLEELLALGVTDAEYDAHLINIGDGDQFSSGFVAVNPNSKIPALVDQSGPSPVNVFESGSILVYLAEKFGYFLPVEIAERTRVLNWLFWLQGSAPYLGGGFGHFYAYAPEKFEYPINRFTMETKRQLDVLDKQLANNTYIAGEEYSIADMAIWPWYGNLVLGYAYDAAEFLDAGSYPHVQRWAKAILQRPAVQRGRIVNRTSGEAWEVLPERHSAADIDAVLKLKP, translated from the coding sequence ATGGCAAATGAATATGTACCACCGAAAGTCTGGACGATGGATGCGGAAAACGGCGGTGAGTGGGCGAGTATCAACCGCCCTGATTCCGGTGCCAGATATCAGCAGGCTTTACCTGTGGGTGCCCATCCACTACAGCTTTATTCTCTGGCCACACCCAATGGCCAGAAGATTACCATCATGCTTGAAGAGCTGCTGGCGTTGGGGGTGACCGATGCTGAGTATGATGCGCACCTGATTAACATCGGTGATGGCGATCAGTTCTCCTCAGGCTTTGTGGCGGTTAATCCGAATTCGAAAATCCCGGCGCTGGTGGATCAATCCGGGCCAAGCCCTGTCAATGTGTTTGAGTCGGGCTCGATTCTGGTCTATCTGGCGGAAAAATTCGGCTACTTTTTACCGGTCGAGATTGCCGAGCGTACCCGGGTGTTGAACTGGTTGTTCTGGCTGCAAGGCTCTGCGCCTTATCTGGGCGGCGGCTTCGGTCATTTTTATGCGTATGCACCGGAGAAGTTCGAATACCCGATCAATCGCTTCACCATGGAAACCAAACGCCAATTGGATGTGTTGGATAAGCAACTGGCAAACAATACCTATATCGCCGGTGAAGAGTACAGTATTGCTGATATGGCGATCTGGCCCTGGTACGGCAATCTGGTGCTGGGCTATGCCTACGATGCGGCCGAGTTTCTCGATGCCGGCAGTTACCCCCATGTGCAGCGCTGGGCGAAAGCCATTTTACAACGCCCGGCGGTACAGCGCGGCCGTATTGTGAACAGAACGTCCGGTGAAGCATGGGAAGTACTGCCAGAGCGCCACAGCGCGGCGGATATTGACGCAGTGCTCAAACTGAAGCCCTGA
- a CDS encoding AraC family transcriptional regulator, translating to MVSDTMTATQQELINLVNRHIDGPGLTETALPDIKLVHSTENTSCSPTIYSPMLCLLLQGEKRITAGARELLLKEGDLLLVPVMMPVVGEILRASEEQPYIGISIALDLKELTDLLIVMNEPPEAITKCPYCIRTVSSDEEMLSVFKRYLALLDQPEDVPVMLPLLKRELMFRLLKSPVGVQLRQFLLRDTQANRISKVVEMIQQRYREPIRVQELADMVHMSQSSLFNAFKAVTSMTPLQFQKQLRLNEARRIMLQDGIDASAASYRVGYESPSHFNREYSRLFGIPPMTDISRLRGHKPMMEDRVQ from the coding sequence ATGGTGAGTGACACGATGACGGCTACCCAACAAGAATTAATCAACCTGGTGAATCGGCACATTGACGGGCCGGGACTGACTGAAACGGCGCTGCCGGACATTAAACTGGTGCATAGCACGGAAAATACCTCCTGCTCACCAACTATCTACAGCCCGATGCTGTGTTTGCTGCTGCAAGGTGAAAAGCGCATTACGGCCGGGGCGCGTGAATTGTTGCTCAAGGAAGGCGATCTATTACTGGTGCCTGTGATGATGCCTGTGGTCGGTGAAATCCTTCGTGCTTCAGAAGAGCAGCCTTATATTGGCATCAGCATTGCGCTGGATCTCAAAGAGTTGACAGATTTACTGATCGTCATGAACGAACCGCCCGAAGCCATCACCAAATGCCCTTACTGCATCAGAACCGTGTCATCTGATGAGGAGATGCTGTCGGTGTTCAAACGTTACCTGGCCTTACTCGACCAGCCGGAAGATGTCCCCGTCATGTTGCCGCTGCTGAAACGGGAGCTCATGTTCAGACTACTGAAAAGCCCGGTCGGGGTTCAGTTGCGTCAGTTCCTGCTCCGGGATACCCAGGCCAACCGCATCAGCAAAGTGGTCGAGATGATTCAGCAACGATACCGGGAACCGATCCGGGTTCAGGAGCTGGCCGATATGGTCCACATGAGCCAGTCTTCCCTGTTCAACGCCTTCAAAGCCGTGACATCCATGACGCCGTTGCAGTTTCAGAAACAGCTCAGGCTCAACGAAGCACGCCGGATCATGCTGCAGGACGGCATAGACGCTTCGGCTGCCAGTTATCGGGTCGGCTATGAAAGCCCCTCCCATTTCAACCGGGAATACAGCCGCCTGTTTGGTATTCCACCGATGACGGACATCAGCCGCCTGCGCGGCCACAAACCAATGATGGAAGACAGAGTACAGTAA
- a CDS encoding efflux RND transporter periplasmic adaptor subunit → MTLFTPFRNVFRKQLLTGTSVFLLSASGTAFGNDSPASPPLPAISVATVLSERIIEWDEYTGRLQAPETVVLKPRVSGYVTEVAYREGDLVHQGDVLFSIDDRLFRAEVERLEAQQASLQSQLKLAESEFVRAKRLNATKAISADVYDNRQAALQQARAELDALKASLKHARLQLSFTQVVSPIDGRVSHAQVTQGNYVTSGQSELTTIVSTEQMYAWFDVDEQTYLNYVRNHLVRVTETPDSSPVMMALSGDADYSYQGHIDFINNTVNQQTGSIRMRATFENKAQMLMPGLFARLRLIASKPYDAILIDEKAVGTDLNRKYVLKLDDANVVTYQPVTLGEKVAGLRVVQSGLTSEDRIVVSGLQKIRPSMQVAPKVVEMATTEQLADIHRLQQWHTEDNSVEGSGVLTARQSTDAQ, encoded by the coding sequence ATGACCTTATTCACCCCATTCAGAAACGTGTTCAGGAAACAGCTGCTTACTGGCACGTCTGTTTTTCTGCTGTCTGCCTCCGGGACAGCCTTTGGCAATGACTCTCCGGCATCACCACCGCTACCTGCCATCAGTGTGGCGACTGTACTCAGTGAACGTATCATCGAGTGGGATGAATATACAGGTCGCTTGCAGGCCCCCGAGACCGTGGTGCTCAAACCCCGCGTTTCCGGATACGTGACCGAGGTGGCTTACCGCGAAGGCGATCTGGTTCACCAAGGCGATGTGCTGTTCAGCATTGACGATCGTCTGTTTCGCGCAGAAGTTGAACGGCTGGAGGCGCAGCAGGCCAGTTTGCAGAGCCAGTTAAAACTGGCCGAGAGCGAGTTTGTCCGCGCTAAACGGCTGAATGCGACCAAAGCCATTTCTGCCGATGTCTATGACAACCGTCAGGCTGCATTACAACAGGCCAGGGCCGAGCTGGATGCGCTGAAAGCGTCGCTGAAGCACGCGCGGTTGCAGTTGTCATTCACCCAGGTGGTGTCGCCGATTGACGGCAGAGTTTCGCACGCGCAGGTCACGCAGGGCAATTATGTCACCAGTGGCCAGAGCGAGCTGACGACCATCGTCTCGACCGAGCAGATGTACGCCTGGTTTGATGTCGATGAGCAAACCTATCTCAATTATGTTCGCAATCACCTGGTCCGTGTGACAGAAACCCCTGATTCCAGCCCGGTGATGATGGCGCTGTCCGGCGACGCTGATTATTCATATCAGGGGCATATCGACTTTATCAACAACACAGTGAACCAGCAGACCGGCTCAATTCGGATGCGGGCCACCTTTGAGAATAAAGCCCAGATGCTGATGCCCGGTCTGTTTGCCCGCTTACGGCTGATCGCCAGCAAACCTTATGACGCGATTCTGATTGATGAAAAAGCCGTCGGCACCGATCTCAACAGAAAGTATGTCCTCAAACTGGATGACGCCAATGTGGTGACTTACCAGCCAGTGACCTTGGGTGAGAAAGTCGCCGGCTTGCGTGTGGTGCAGTCCGGCCTGACGTCAGAGGACAGAATTGTGGTCAGCGGCTTGCAGAAAATCCGGCCGAGTATGCAGGTTGCGCCGAAAGTCGTGGAAATGGCGACGACAGAACAACTGGCGGATATTCATCGACTTCAGCAATGGCACACAGAAGACAACAGTGTGGAAGGAAGCGGTGTGCTGACCGCCCGTCAATCGACCGACGCACAGTAA